DNA from Leptospira bandrabouensis:
TGGTCACGACCCACATAAATGGGTGCTCCAGGAAAATTATTCCGTGTGAAAACGGCTGCCGCCTTACATCGATTTTCTGAATAAATGACTGCAAAATCTAAGCTATCGTCTTTGATCCCGATGTTTTTGCCGAAGGAATAAAATCCCAATGGAAACTTCATAAATAACCTACCGGATACCAATATTCTATCCGGTGATTTCTCTTACGAGAATCTATTTTTTAGGAAACTCAAAGGTGAAAATGGAACCACCTTTCGGGTTGGGAGAGACGGAAACCTCTCCCGAATGGAGTCTAGCGATGTGTTTGACTATGGAAAGGCCAAGGCCCGTACCACCCTCTTTTCTGGAACGATTGGTATCCACTCGGAAAAAACGTTCAAAAATACGTTCGGCGTCCTCTGCAGAAATCCCAATGCCATGATCAATGACTTGGATTTGATTTTTATCCTCTGTCGACGAAGCTCTTACAATGACACTCGAACCTTCAGGGCTATAAGCAGAGGCATTGGAGATCAAATTCACTAACAAATCCTCAAGGAGAAGGCGGTCTGCTCTCACCCGAAAATCAGATGGAATCTCTAAAACTAAATTTTGTTTTTTTTGGGAGTAAATCACACCCAAAGATTCTGATACATTTTTTACCAAATCAAACAGAGAAAACTCGGTAAGGTTCAAAACTGTTTTATGATTTTCCAACCTGGAAACAGTCAACATATCTTCTACAATTCGAATGAGTCGGTCAGTATTTCGGAGAATGGCATCTAAAAATTTTCTTTCATTCGAATCTTGTGGAAGTTTTAATTTATACTCTAAAGTTTCGGCATAACCTTTAATCGATGTTATGGGAGTTTTTAATTCATGAGAAGCATTCTGAAAAAATTGTTCTCGGATGAGTTGATTTTGTCTGTCTTCGGTTATGTCAGACAAAACCCCAATGAACAATTGAATCATGGAATCAGATTTGATTGGGTAAATGCGAGCCGTATAGAAATGAAGTCCATCTTGGAATTCAGTTTTTCCTTCTACACCCTTTTGGATTTTCTCTTTTATAAAGTTTAAGAGTTCTTTGTTTTTGATTGCGGGAGTATATGCTTTAAATTGGGAATTTTTTTCAATTAAGGTGTCAGATATATTGCGATTTAAAAATAAAAATTTTTCATTTCTATCAATCGCAAAGACACCTTCCTTTAAGTTTTGTAATAAATAATTAAACTTTTCTTTTTCAACTGTCAGATCCAAAAATTGGACTTTGAGTCGTCTAGCCATTTCATTGATAGAGGAAGTTAACGTGGCAAGTTCTCGAATATCAGGAGAAGATAGTTCCACACCAAAATCTCCTGCATTGATTTCTTTAGTTTTTTTCTCTACAGTTGCTAGCGGATCTGTGATTCGCATCGCGATGTTTGTTGAAATATAAAAAGTCCCAAAAATGGTAATTAAAACAAATCCAAATAAGATTAGCGGTCTAACTGCGGGTACAACTAGATCGTAAATATAAAAAACACCCAAAGCCAGGGTCAGTAAAACAAGTAGGAGACCCCAGTTGAGTAAAAGTAATGTAGAAAAAAAACTACGCATCTCGGAATCGGTAACCGACCCCGCGAATGGTTTCTAATCTTTCTTTTTCAGAAAGTAATTTGTCCCGAAGCCGTTTGATATTTACATCAACCGTTCTGTCCGTTACAAAAACATCTTTTCCCCAAATTCGATCGAGTAGTTTGTCTCTTGAAAAAGCGACACCTGGATTTCCTGCAAACAATTGTAAAAGTTTGAATTCGATTAACGTTAAGTCAATTTCTGTTCCTTCTACAAACACTTTGTGTGCCGTTGGATTGATTTGGATTTTTCCTGTGGAAATGGTTCCTTGGACTTCTTGGTTTGGGTCTGTAGTTCTTCGTGTAACAGTTCTTACGCGGGCAACCAGTTCGCGGATGTTGAATGGTTTGCGAATGTAATCATCAGCACCTAATTCAAGGCCAAGAACCACATCGGTTTCCCCGGTTTTTGCTGTTACCATTAAAATAGGAATATGGGGGTATTTTTCTTTGATGCGTCTGCAAAGATCCATCCCACCAATTCCCGGCAACATCAGATCTAAAATGATTCCATCGGGAAGATTCTTTTCTAACCGAGGGAGGACTTCCATCCCATTATGACAAACTTCGGTCTGGAATCCTTCTTCCTCTAAATGGAATTGGATGAGTCCTGCAATGTCTTCTTCGTCATCTACAATTAGTATTTTCATGAATTAATCCAAAAGTAACAGGGATTCATTACAAAAAGAATACAAAATGATTACAAAGAAACGATATCTATCTATTTCCCGAGCATCTGGTTGATGTCTCGGATCGCTTGGCGTTGTCTGAGTAACAAAAATCCCAAGAACCCAAAAAACAAAATGAAGGCAAGTCCATACACCCAAAGCAGGGATCGTAGGCGGGCCTGTTCTTTTTCGATGGCTTGGATTTCCTCCAAGTGGGAGATGAGGAAATAAAAATGGTCGCCCTTAGGGTAGGATTTTTTGATTTCTGTTCGGAGTTCCGAAACAAGGACTTTTGAATCTTCTTTAGAAAGGGATTCGATGAGAGGGAGTGCCTTATCCAAATCCATTTTTAAAAATTCATCCGCAGATGGCAACGCCTCGGCGGAAAGGGAAATAGCCAAAAAAAGAAGTGGGAGAACCAATAGACCTTTCACGAATACTTTAAACCTCTTCAAATCCAAGTTTCTCTTTCCATTCATTCAGAAAAGGAATTCTTGTGTTGAGGAGCAAAAAGCCAAGGACAAGAGAGTAAAAACAAAAAAACAAACTGGAACTAATCAAAATTGGTAAAAGTAATCCTGTGTCTTCATTATGAAATACGGATAAAAACATAATACCCATTGGAATTAAAAATAACAAAACCGAGAGGCCTACAGAGGAAAATAAAAACTTGAGAGGTAAAATTTGCCCTAACACTCGCAAGCGGATTATGGAAGGTGCCTCTAAATTTTTTAATAGAGGGTCAGGATGTTTAAAAACAGAGATATCCTTTGGGGATCTGGTCTTAATTTTCGATTTCATGTGACCACCATTTCCTTAATAGGTCCTTCCCCCTGGAAATATGGCTTTTGATCGTACCAAGTTTTATATTGAGATCGGCGGCAATTTCTTTGAGAGGTTTGTTTTCAAAGTAATGTAAAAGAATCGGCATTTGGTATGATTTTGGTAATTTCGAAACAAGAGATCGCAGGTTATGACTTGTTTCTTCTTTATCTAAAATTTCAATGACAGAAGGATTTGACCTATCAGCCACAACGGATATATCTTCTTGCCAATCGACAATAGGGAGTTTTTTCTTTTTGAAAACTTTCGTTAGGCGAAATCTAGCGATTTGAAATAACCAAGTGGAAAACTGAGATTCCCCTCGGAACTGACTTAAGGATTCGTATGCTTTTAAAAAAACTTCTTGGGTGAAATCTTCTGCTTCTTCCTCGGTGAGGAAGGCTTTTTTCGCCTGGGAGAATACCATACCTTGGTATCGTTTCATGAGGACTTCGAATTGGGATACGTCTCCTCTAAGGACCGACTGGACGGAATTCCAATCTTCCTCGTTGCAGATACGTTGTACATGCTCTACCTGTACATTTTGTAGAAGGTCAAGAGACCGAGTCCAATTGCGAATGGGATTAACCCTCCTAACATCGCCATAGAACTTCCTAAGACGAGTATAAATACAAACGATAAGGCAAATCCAGTGAATGTCAACAAAAGACCAAGGAAAAAGGAATACAATCTGATGTCAAAACTCCATGGTTTGTATTGTCCCGACTGGATGAGTGCCATCTTTTGTTTATGCCACCACTGAAACAAAAAAAACAAAAGTGTGGTGCCAAAAATAATTCCTATATTCGGAACTAAATACAAAACCAAACGGTAAGGATCGGATCCACCGCTATCCTGAATTTTTGTAAGTATTGTTATGATTGTTTCATATTGCTCCTGAGTCACGAAACAGCCTCTCCAATTAAATTTGATGCATAAGCACTAAGATATGACATTCCCTCTGGTTTGTCACACTGGAAAATTTGGACACCAATGTTTGTGGAATTGGATTCCCCTTTTTTTATGCTTCGTAAACTTCCATAAAAAGTGTAGGGGGAAGAATTGATTACCATTTGAAAAGAAACAGGAGAACCTAATGTACTTGTTTCAATATTTGTTCCCTTGGGAAAGGTAATTCCGATTCCTCTTCCATCTTGACTAATGTCTCTAACGGGTGTTGTGCGAATTATTGTTTCCCAGTCTTTTGCATATGCAAATTCTAATTGGAATACAAATTCTTCGGCTTTTTGGTCTAAAAAACTAAGTAAGGGGCCAATGCCTTCCGCCCCTTCAATATCAGATTGTAATACTGGATTCCCAAGGTCTGGTAAATTGCTGATAATTTCAAAGTAACCTAATAAAATTTTTCCCTTGGAGAAAATTGGAAATATCAATGTAGATTTGATATTATTTAAAAGTAGAGAATCCAAATAAGAGCGAATGTATATTTCGCTTAGTTTTTTGGGGCTAAAAAATCCTCTATCTGAATAAAAAATTCTTTTATTCGCATCACGTACGTAATATGGTGCTTTCGATGCTGCGAGAGCTTCCATAAGTTGTGTGTCTACGGCATAATAAAAACCGATTTGAATTTTTTTAATAAAATAACCGTAGTTGGCTAAGATTTGTTCCAAATGGATTTGCCATTGGTTTAAAATTTGATTGATGATAGAAGTTTTTCCGTAAATGGAAATGACAGTTCCCAAATCGGCTGTTTGTGCCATTTTAAATTCATAAGCAGATATGTCTTCAATCGCAGCTCGTTTGGCAGATCGTTCCAAAGGTTCAATGAGAATTTCATAAACCTGAAGTAAATCATCTTGGTAAGGATTCACAGGTTTTACACGAAGTTCGACTCGATTCTCTTTGAGAACACAAACTAAAGATTTTGGTTTGGAAACAATAGGTTCTGTGGTTGCAATTGTGATATGAACTGAATGAAGGATATCCTTGACTGCGACTGGGTTTTGGAGAGTAAATTTTTGTTTGGTATCCTTATCTTGCAGAATCGTTGTGGTGAGTTTGGAAACAATTCCCAAAACAGTTCTTTGGTCAGTCAGTCTGTATTTTTTCATGGTCTAAACAGTATGATACGTAAAATCCTAATTTTTGCCATAGTTTTTCCATCTTTTTTGCCTTTATGGGCAGAAAAACCAAAATACCAATACTTCGGAAAGGCATACGATCTGAAAACTGGTAAGTACATTTATTCAGACAATCATAAAGAATATTATAATAATGGAAAGCATATCTATTCAGACATACAATACAAAGATGCTGAAGGAAAGGTTTTTGGCACCAAACATATCGAATTCGATAAAAATTCAGAAGTTCCAACGTTTAAAATGGAAGACTTTCGCGACGGTTATACGGAAGGTGCTGACGTAAAAGGAAAGTCGGTTCGTTTATTTTCCAAACGAAAAAACGAAGATCCTCTTTCCGAACGAACTTATACACCCAAGTCACCTGCTGTGATGGATGGTGGTTTTGATTATTTTGTCAGAAACAATTGGGAAGTACTATCCAAAGGGGAAAGGATGTCTTTTCATTTTCTTGCTCCCATCCAGTTGGATGATTATAAATTTGCAGTTGAAAAAATTCGAGATGGAGAGTGGAAAGGAAGACCTGCTCTTTATTTACGATTAGAGGTTGATAATTTTCTTTTGAAACAGGTTGTGAAACCGTTTCTTTTAGTTTATGATGTACAAACTCGGAGAATTTTACAGTTCGAAGGACTTTCTAATATCAATGATGAAAATGGGAAGAGTTTGAAAGTGAAAATTATTTACGATTATCCCAAGGAAGTACTGGAACCTTGACACTACGTACTTTCGAACAATTTTTTAAAAACCCACGAACTTGGAAGGAAGACCTTGTCGCCGTGGGTGGAGATTTCTCCGTAGAGCGTTTGTTATATGCTTATAAACACGGAATTTTTCCTTGGTCGGAAGATCCTATTCGATGGTATTGTTTGGATCCTAGAGCAATTTTTGATTTAAAAAGAGTTCATTTTTCCAAAACCGTACAAAGAAAAGTAAAACAAAGTAAATTTCGAATCAGCTTTAATGAGGCTTTTCTTATTGTCATGCAAGCCTGTTCCTATAGAGAAAAAGATAATACTTGGATCACTCCAGGTTTTATCGAAGGTTATGCGGAATTACACAAAAAAGGATGGGCACATTCTGTAGAAGTTTGGAATGCCGAGAATGTTTTGGTTGGCGGAGTCTATGGGGTTGCCATAGGCAAATTCTTTGCAGGGGAAAGTATGTTTTC
Protein-coding regions in this window:
- a CDS encoding RNA polymerase sigma factor is translated as MKRYQGMVFSQAKKAFLTEEEAEDFTQEVFLKAYESLSQFRGESQFSTWLFQIARFRLTKVFKKKKLPIVDWQEDISVVADRSNPSVIEILDKEETSHNLRSLVSKLPKSYQMPILLHYFENKPLKEIAADLNIKLGTIKSHISRGKDLLRKWWSHEIEN
- the aat gene encoding leucyl/phenylalanyl-tRNA--protein transferase — its product is MTLRTFEQFFKNPRTWKEDLVAVGGDFSVERLLYAYKHGIFPWSEDPIRWYCLDPRAIFDLKRVHFSKTVQRKVKQSKFRISFNEAFLIVMQACSYREKDNTWITPGFIEGYAELHKKGWAHSVEVWNAENVLVGGVYGVAIGKFFAGESMFSFESDAGKVGLFHLFEKLNKSQFELFDTQQLNHVTWQLGAYEIPKLSYLDRLERALGECEPWIIPPLHD
- a CDS encoding HAMP domain-containing sensor histidine kinase translates to MRSFFSTLLLLNWGLLLVLLTLALGVFYIYDLVVPAVRPLILFGFVLITIFGTFYISTNIAMRITDPLATVEKKTKEINAGDFGVELSSPDIRELATLTSSINEMARRLKVQFLDLTVEKEKFNYLLQNLKEGVFAIDRNEKFLFLNRNISDTLIEKNSQFKAYTPAIKNKELLNFIKEKIQKGVEGKTEFQDGLHFYTARIYPIKSDSMIQLFIGVLSDITEDRQNQLIREQFFQNASHELKTPITSIKGYAETLEYKLKLPQDSNERKFLDAILRNTDRLIRIVEDMLTVSRLENHKTVLNLTEFSLFDLVKNVSESLGVIYSQKKQNLVLEIPSDFRVRADRLLLEDLLVNLISNASAYSPEGSSVIVRASSTEDKNQIQVIDHGIGISAEDAERIFERFFRVDTNRSRKEGGTGLGLSIVKHIARLHSGEVSVSPNPKGGSIFTFEFPKK
- a CDS encoding response regulator, with protein sequence MKILIVDDEEDIAGLIQFHLEEEGFQTEVCHNGMEVLPRLEKNLPDGIILDLMLPGIGGMDLCRRIKEKYPHIPILMVTAKTGETDVVLGLELGADDYIRKPFNIRELVARVRTVTRRTTDPNQEVQGTISTGKIQINPTAHKVFVEGTEIDLTLIEFKLLQLFAGNPGVAFSRDKLLDRIWGKDVFVTDRTVDVNIKRLRDKLLSEKERLETIRGVGYRFRDA